The Gammaproteobacteria bacterium genome includes the window TGAGAATCTCATCAGAGACGGTCATTTCGTTACGGTAGTCGGTGGAAGCCACCCAGAGGCGCAAAATATCCGCGCCTAAGCTGTTGAAGATTTTTTGCGGTGGCACCACATTGCCTTCGGACTTGGACATCTTGCGGCCATGTGCATCGACGGTGAAACCGTGGGTCAGCACGCTTTTATACGGCGCTTCACCACGAGAAGCGATGGCGCTGAGCAAGGAAGATTGGAACCAGCCACGATGTTGATCAGAGCCTTCTAAATAGAGATCGGCAGGGAAGCCGAGTTGCTCGCGTTGATCAAGTACACAGGCGTGACTGACCCCAGAGTCAAACCAGACATCCAGCGTGTCGCTGACTTTGAGGTAGTCGTCTGCTTGATCGCCGATCAGCTCTTCTAAGCTCAGGTCAGACCAGGCTTGAATGCCATCTTGTTCGACCTTTTTAGCCACTTTTTCGATGATCTCAAGGTTGTCGGGGTGCAATTCAGAGCTGATTTTATTTACCAGTAAGGGGATTGGAACGCCCCAAGTGCGTTGGCGAGAGACGCACCAATCGGGACGACTCTCGATCATTTTTTCGATTCGTGCTTGTCCCCATTCGGGCAGCCACTGCACGGTTTTGATCGTTTCCAGAGCCGTTTTGCGCAGCTGTTCTTGCTCCATGCTGATAAACCACTGCGGCGTGGCGCGGAAGATGATCGGCGTTTTGTGTCGCCAGCAGTGGGGGTAGCTGTGTTGGATGGTTTTATGGCAGAGCAGCACGCCGTTTTGCTCCAACAGCTCTAAAATAGCGGCATTGGCTTTATTGATGTGCTGACCGGCAAACAGGGCGGTGTCGGGCAGAAAAACCCCGTTGGCTCCGACGGGATTGTAGGTTTCTAAGCCGTATTTTTGCCCGACGATAAAATCGTCTTGGCCGTGACCAGGTGCGGTATGCACCGCGCCTGTACCGGCTTCGACGGTGACGTGATCGCCGAGAATCACCGGCACCTGTTCGCTGTAAAAGGGGTGTTGCAGTTGCTGATGTTCCAGTGCCGCGCCCTGGCACTGGCCAAGGATGTGATGCTCCTTGATTCCGTAGCGTTCCAGTGTCGACTCCAGCAGCGCCTCGGCCAGCAGCAGGCAGCCTTTGTTTGTCTCTACCAGTTGATAGGTTAAGTCGGGGTGCAGCGAGACGGCTTTATTGGCGGGCAGCGTCCACGGGGTGGTGGTCCAGATGACCAGTGAGATGTTTTTATCGCTGTCGCCGCCACAAGCTTGTGCGATGGCACGGCTGTCGATGGCGGCAAAAGCGACATCAATGGCAGAGGACGTTTTATCTTGATGCTCCACTTCCGCCTCTGCCAGTGCTGAACCGCAATCGAGACACCAATGTACCGGTTTTGCGCCTTTGTGCAGATGGCCGTTGTTGATGATTTTGCCCAAGGTGCGGATGATGTTGGCTTCAAAACCATAATCCATCGTCAGATAGGGGTTTTGCCATTCGGCAAAAATTCCGAGACGGACAAAGTCGGTTTTCTGTTTTTCCACCTGTTTGCTGGCGTAGTCGCGGCACTTTGCACGAAAGGTGGCGGCATCGACTTTTTTACCTACTTTGCCGACCTTTTTCTCCACCATTAACTCAATGGGCAGACCGTGGCAGTCCCAACCCGGCACGTAGGGGGCATCAAATCCCGCCAACTGTTTGCTTTTGATGATGATGTCTTTGAGCACTTTATTGACCGCATGGCCGATGTGAATGTCGCCGTTGGCGTAGGGTGGGCCGTCGTGCAGAATGAATTTTTTGCGCCCCGCGCTGATTTGGCGAATCTGTTCATACAAGCCCATTTGTTGCCATTTTTTCAGTGTGTTGGGTTCACGATTGGCCAAGTTGGCTTTCATTGGGAAAGCGGTTTTTGGAAGGTTGAGGGTCTGTTTGTAGTCGGTCACAGAAAAAGCTCCAAGCGGGGCGGATTAAAGTTGAATCGCAGCGGACTGCTGAAAAAAAGCACGGGCATCATTGGCATCGTGTTCGATTTGCTTTTTTAGCAAATCAAAAGAGTCAAATTTCTGTTCGTCGCGCAGTTTGTGCAAAAAACGAATGGTTAAGCGTTGGCCGTAAAGATCAGCGCCAAAGTCAAACAGATGCACTTCCAGCAGAGGTTTAGTACCGCCGACGGTGGGGCGGTTGCCGATATTGGCAATGGCCGG containing:
- the ileS gene encoding isoleucine--tRNA ligase, translating into MTDYKQTLNLPKTAFPMKANLANREPNTLKKWQQMGLYEQIRQISAGRKKFILHDGPPYANGDIHIGHAVNKVLKDIIIKSKQLAGFDAPYVPGWDCHGLPIELMVEKKVGKVGKKVDAATFRAKCRDYASKQVEKQKTDFVRLGIFAEWQNPYLTMDYGFEANIIRTLGKIINNGHLHKGAKPVHWCLDCGSALAEAEVEHQDKTSSAIDVAFAAIDSRAIAQACGGDSDKNISLVIWTTTPWTLPANKAVSLHPDLTYQLVETNKGCLLLAEALLESTLERYGIKEHHILGQCQGAALEHQQLQHPFYSEQVPVILGDHVTVEAGTGAVHTAPGHGQDDFIVGQKYGLETYNPVGANGVFLPDTALFAGQHINKANAAILELLEQNGVLLCHKTIQHSYPHCWRHKTPIIFRATPQWFISMEQEQLRKTALETIKTVQWLPEWGQARIEKMIESRPDWCVSRQRTWGVPIPLLVNKISSELHPDNLEIIEKVAKKVEQDGIQAWSDLSLEELIGDQADDYLKVSDTLDVWFDSGVSHACVLDQREQLGFPADLYLEGSDQHRGWFQSSLLSAIASRGEAPYKSVLTHGFTVDAHGRKMSKSEGNVVPPQKIFNSLGADILRLWVASTDYRNEMTVSDEILKRTADSYRRIRNTARFLLANLHGFDPKTDLVAEEQMLSLDRWAVSQAARLQVEIEQAYTDYNFHLIYQKLHNFCALDLGGFYLDIIKDRQYTTQANSLARRSAQTALFHIVEAMSRWLAPILSYTAEEIWAQIPGERSESVFLETHYDALFSLGESDLLSHQQWQQVIDVRLAVSKNLEQLRRSGEIGSSLDAQITLYCDDELKVVLNKLQDELRFVLITSYAQVLSSAERPNEAENCEQTGLWIVSHASKETKCSRCWHHRQDVGQDETHPELCGRCVENVDGAGEPRAFA